The DNA segment ttaatcttaaagggaagaaatttctgtaaattttattcatgaatcttaaaataatttttaagtctAACAGTTGTTTGTGAACCCAAGAACGGTTTCGTTTGAAGTCCGACGAGTTGTAGTGAAATTTTGTGGACTCGGCGGAGGTTTGataattatgtatattgttgaacacataatattttctaaaatttacaaCCGTCTCTTTCCTCGACTTTCTGTTCTCTTCCATGTCTCAAtcttcatgtttggtttaaacacattactttttatgtattatgttgatactttcttaatttcttatttcaatgtttttaagtattttataaaattatttgactgaaatatatttttttctatgtttattgcgatattttttagtatttttttttaaaaaataagcgGGTTAAAAATAAGCGGGTCGGACCGCATAGCCCGCAGTCCAAGGTAGGTTGGGCTGGGTTGGCTATTTAGAGGCCCGCGAAAATGACGGGTTGGCCCGCCCCGCCCTGCCTAATGGCGGGTTGCGACGGGTGATGGGCTGGCCCACCTCACCAGCCCGTTTTGACATGTCTACAAACTAATATGTTTTCAACATCAATGTAGTGTTCAAACCAATGTGAGTATGTGTCATAGACCATGTGTTCAATGGTATGCGACGCCCAAAAAGGTGGGTGGTAGGCCTACCTTCTCCCaccttttttaaattttttttaaaaataagtttatTAAAATCCAAGGTTGCAATTTTTTTGTGCATTTTCTAAAGGgtaatttaaaaaacaatttatttaaaattttaattatattttaataaaataataatattatttgaaatatttaaattttgtttttcaactATGAATGTGACGAAACCCATCAAAATATCAAACCAATGATTTCATgattatcatttaaaaatagttgaaataattttaagtaataaatatatttaaaaataatattatttatttattttaattattaatcatttaaatcatgtaaataaaattgtaaatataattatttaatgtaaaataagaataaagatGGATGATTGGACAGTGAGACCCATAAATAATGAAtgttaatgttaaaataaacGTGGAAGAATGAATATGTTAGATATTATATGTATGTGGAATGTGGAtctcacgttttttttttatgaggcCGTGTGTGTTACAACACTGATCAATGTGGATGCCTTGTATCGGATACATAACGTAAATGCGATACATATATGCAGGTCAAGGAAGCGATCCAGTGTGGAATGAAAAGTTTAAATTCCGAGTAGAATATCCGATCAAAGGGGATGAACACCATAAACTCATTCTCAAAATTATGGACAAGCACACTTTCACCCAAGACAACTTTGTTGGTCAAACCACGTAAAGCCATATTCATACATTAAGTATATATGTTAATCATAATTTTATACACTTTATATAGTATATTATGTATTAATTTTGGTAGGATTATGATATACCTGCTTTGAAATCGAGTCACTGACAATACACACACATTATAATTTCAGCTATTTTGacccaaaaaatattaattcgaGGGCATTAATTGTATTTTTCATTCGTTCAGAACGAATTATTCGTCTACTACGTACTCCTCTTCTGTCTCGAaccataataatttatattatatccgAAGTACTAATTtgtcaaaataatgaaaaatgtaGCATCAATTTGAAGGAACTATTTGGAATCGGTGTGGAGAATGGGATGGCTCAACTTCCTCCTCAAAAGTATAGAGTTGTTTCTTCCGATCAAACTTATCGTGGTGAAATTCAAGTTGGAGTGACTTTTATCGCACAAGTAAGTTCACCTTAAAAAAACCCTTATATATCCAATAAATAAAACGTAAATCCGTTcctgaaatttcaaatttaataatgaaTTTTTTCATCATGGAGATAACTTTTTGGGAAAATTTCATTCTTGGTCTTgtatatttgtgaattttttgaTGTGTGCAGTGTCACACTAGCGCTTTCAATACAAAATTACTAAAACTgtaaaaacaaaattgaaaaatatattaataagattgaaattttgatAACATAGAACACAAAAATCTTATAGAAGCAAACGTATACAATTAATTTTCACTAATTCTTATCGACAAAAAGATGATCTTTTTAACATGTTTATAGGTCACAAAATTAATTGGAGTCACTAATTCGTTACCTAATAGCTTTCTTATTgttaacatttattttcttgaattaTTTACGAAATTAATTTTTGTGGTACAGGAGGAAACCGATCGCCTGCAAGAATAATATGGAGGAAGGAAAGTCACTACTGTTACTTAATAGAAAATGTATTTTGGTCGAGAACCTCTGTAGTTAATTCCTCAGTTTAATTCGCCAATTTgtgattttacattttttatgtgaattttattcttttctatCTTGTAGTTGTATATTAAAACTAATTAATTCTTCAAATGCCTGGTATTAATAAGACTTGTATATTTAAGAGTTGGAGACGAAGACATATATAAATCCGTGACACCTTTTCATAAGAGAcctattatatatatgttggtGATTGGTCAAGTACtatctaatttaatttagtttattacATATTTCTTTCACAAATTTGATATAGTTTATTATTTATACCATATTTATTTCGCATAagcaatttaattttgttttaaagtCTTCCCTTAAAAACATAGAATGTGAATTCTATTTGCCGAAGTGCCAATTTAAATACTTTACAAATATCATAGAATAAGTAGGTCTAATACCACTCGTTAGTCTCTAGAAATTAGGGGCGGAGATATATATTTTCTAATGAGGGAAAAAACAATTTTACAAGTATCATAGAACCACTAgtgcctttttttttaaaaaattaaattgagaCACATGAAATCTTAGATTGATTTTTTTGTGAGATCGAGCTATGGAAATGGCGATACCATTTGTggaataaaatatgataaaattgaaTTGAATTGGATTTTCGATATACATCTTTATAGCGAAAAATGAAATTAATCTGAATTTTAGAGCTCCCCCATAAGTCTTGTCGATCGTGATTTTCTTGATATTCCATGGATTATTGGTAAAGCAATCTACCATTTACCATCGTAGTTTATGGTGATGCTCCAAAAAGAATGAAACGTATAACGAGAATAAAAAGGTACCTAATACTGAATTTGTCTATGATAAAGACTTTTcagttataaaaatatataatcagatAGAGTCGATCGAACATTATCTGAATAGAATTTAAATATTGACAGATCGAAAATCTTATTTACCAATTTCttcattaaaaacaaaatatggCGTTATCTTTATATCCTATAAACTTTAAATTATTGTATTAAGTTGTCTATTTCTTTCCTTTGAAGTAGGCCAAGAGCCCTACTAGAGGTGCATTGACATAAGTGGTTGGCTCCGTTTCTCCAGGGTCTTTCCGATCATCAGAAAACGAATCGGATAAGTCCGGCCCTCCTACCACAGCTCCAATCAGAAAATTAGGGTTTGGCTCCTTGGTTTGATAATAGGGTGTTCCCTCTTTGCAAGCAATAAGTTTTGGATGCTTGGCAATTGAAGGTAATGAAGATCCCCTATGGTGTATATGCTGCGGAAATTTCTTCCCATATCCAACCATTAGCGACATTTTCGAGGGATTGCTCCCTAATATATAATCCACCTGTAATATTTTTTCGAATACGACACATTAAGTAAGTGGTAGATCCAAAATCTATGTATATAGATGTATATACATTGCATAGTACACATTTATATCCAAAAATGTATATCTTGGTACCTGTGATTTTGAGAATTGGATGAGCCTCTCTGAATAAATTCTCACATTTTTGCATTGAATTATCCTTTTAGAACTTTGTATATATCTAGCATATGTTAGAGTAAGAAATGACAAAGTAGTTGTGTGCTGCATGTTGCAATCTCCTGGTTTGTACATTAGCCCACCTGACATGAAAATGACCATGAAAATAACATCATAGCTTCTTCAAGATATTGAAACTGTGAAAGaattcttgcaaaatttgctttgcaaaaaagagaaaaacaTATATACCAGGTGAATACTTGAAGCTTTTGATTGGTGATTCAGGCAATACATCACACACGAAGTTGTCGGCATATGAGAGGAAAGGAGTCATGTTAACCAAGCCCGGGTTATTTAAAACATACTGCAAAAGACAATACAAGACAATCATGGATTGGAAAATTTCCATTAATCATCAGGGTTGATGAAAACATATATACTAATCAATCCAGCGggagagaagaaaaaaattgcaattttggTAACGTATATTGACGTCATTATGattttagttattatttaaGCAGTCAAAATTCAGTGTTAGCATGCAATCTTTGTCTTCTcgtttttgttgttgttataaTTTTAGTGTTTTAAAGCTAATTTTAGTCCCTTTTTTTCATTTAGAGGAGTATTCACGTGCACTTGTCTTCTTTTTCAGTCATTTTTTCTTAGGAATACCCATGAAAATGGACTAAATTAAACTTGAAAACATTCAAAGATATGAGACAAATATCCTTTTTTTATGACATAGATGATCAAACATATAAGAAGAATGTTGCAATTTTCCAAAGGAGAGAACGATCAATCTCTTCAAGAATAAAGTAGGTCAAATATGGCCAAAGAGAGATATTATACCTTGGAAACGAGTACGTTTATGCCGGCATGTTTCGCGTCCCAACCGAATTCTAACATGGCATTCGTCAAATATTGGATGTTTTGAGAAACATAGTTCCAGTACTGAGAATTTCCAGTAGCTTTGTGCAGCCAAGCTGCAGCCCACACCAACTCATCTTGATATCCATTGTAATCGCAGTAAAATGGGCACACTCCCGACCCGATACTAGAATTGTATGATCCTCTAAATTTGTCTGCGAATTCAAATACCTGCATGGTGCATAGCAAAATTgattcatataaataaaaatattgtccCATGGTCTTTAATAGCAGAATTTCGAATTAATATTAAAGTGTTTCCAaccaatttaatttatatattcaatcattaggattttattttgtaaaattcaGGTTCatctttttgaaaatttttacatTGATTTTCACACAAGTCATTCTCATGAATgagattaaaaaatataattacattatttttgggATTCTTTTATTATGCCAATTATGcatttgtaaaaaatatatattttgattatctggcatttttttttataaaaatatttacgttaatttatcaaaattactatttttttctTCGATTAAATTtattctaataaaaaaatttctctcaTAAATTTAGCTCCATGGAACCCTATCGATCACACGTACCCAATGACACCAGAAAACTAGTTATACCTTTGTGGCCCTTTGCAGGAGCAAATTAGAGTATCTTCCGTGGCCAGAAGCTTTGAACACCATCGAAGCCGCCGCCAACGCTGCTGCAATCTCTGCAGACACCTCGGAGCCAGGCGCCTTTTCGCTAACCTCATAAACCGTGCGAGGAGTCTGCATGTCTTCCGGCCTTTGCCAGCAATTATGATCGGCATTGGGGTCCCCAACCCCAACGAAAACGACACCGGGTACACTGGTACATTTGAGGAAGTAATCGGTGGACCACCGGATGGCCTCCATTGCATGGCCTAGGTCGGGACCCATCGACCTGCCATATTCAATTACACTCCATGCTAGCATTGTAGTAGTGAATGCCATCGGGAAGTTGAACTTTACGTTGTCACCGGCGTCATAGTAGCCTCCGGTTAAGTCCACCTGCATGCAATGCAACTTAAGAATTCGAACAGAAaaggtatttaaaaaaaacaaaaacaattagAGTTTCAGAAATGATTTGGCTAATTTGTTCGGTCATGTTTATGGTGTTTGCCATTAGAAAATGagtatttaaaaaacatattgaatattgaaatatatatttggttCTGTTATGGgggaaaacaaatatatatccatttgaaatgtttttcttaaaaaaatttaaaaactcaaatatGTCTGGTAAATTGACCTATTTTAGGTATTTATAATCTAAATAGTCATGTAATTAgtgtgtgtttatatatatatatatatatacacacacacacacacacacacacacacacacacacacacacacacacacacacacacacaatatgTTGaggcttttttattttttactcttATTTCGTTAGAGTGCTAACTTGGGGTCGGATATTACTGGCTTAGCAcaccatgcatatatatatgataAGACATCGAACATTAATTGCTAATGTGTTCGGATCTAGGTCAGCACTCTGGCGAAATAAAACAACAAAGTTATAGTACTATAATCTCGTTTTGACGAGTTGGAGGAATTTGAACATAAAATATGACATATAAGACGATTAAATtgaccatatatatatatgaaatcaCACTTACGCCTTTGTCACTGCCGTCACGAAGAGCCGAATCTCTTCGCCATGTCAAACGCTGATTAGAGGGTAATTTCCCCGACCTTTGACCCTCAAAAAACAACACACTCTTAGACAAGGCATCACCATAATCATGCCGAACCGCATTTTCAGCCACCGACGCACCTGTTAACActatcaatattaatattatcctTACACCCGCACCTGCTCTTGCTCCCATGCTGATATTTTAGCAAGTTCttctcaatttaattttttcaacaTTTCTGTTTATAAACCTACAGTtatagaaaaatgaaaatttgatgACGTTTATATTCAGCAAATGTTATGTTAATCGAGAATctaatcatttcttaattcaATTAATCTTATCGTGTGATGTCTATATTATACACATTTATAGCTAAGAGCATGATTAAGTTAAAAGTTTTTGTTAACTTGTatgatcaaaattatatttttatagaaaGAAGCATAATTA comes from the Primulina huaijiensis isolate GDHJ02 chromosome 8, ASM1229523v2, whole genome shotgun sequence genome and includes:
- the LOC140983557 gene encoding 16 kDa phloem protein 1; the protein is MTIGIMEVTLLQARGLKNTEFLGKTDPYVLIQYKNQEQKSQTGGGKASKFQAYGCMCLRGQGSDPVWNEKFKFRVEYPIKGDEHHKLILKIMDKHTFTQDNFVGQTTINLKELFGIGVENGMAQLPPQKYRVVSSDQTYRGEIQVGVTFIAQEETDRLQE